One Candidatus Atelocyanobacterium thalassa isolate ALOHA genomic window, TTCAAGCTTGTGTTTCCCCTGTATGGGATACAGCTTGGATGATTAGAGCCTTAACTGAATCAGGACTGTCTAGAAATCATCTTTCTCTTCAACTAGCCGGAGATTGGCTGCTAAGCAAACAATGTTTGGACTATGGAGACTGGGCTGTTAAAAATAAGCTTGGAAAGCCCGGAGGATGGGCTTTTGAATTCACTAATCGTTTTTATCCTGATATTGATGATTCAGCAGCCGTAGTAATGGCTCTTGAAGGAATTAATTTGGTAAACGAACAACAAAAAGAAGCAGCTATCAGCCGTTGTCTTCAGTGGATAGAAACAATGCAGTCTAAAACTGGAGGATGGGCAGCTTTCGACATAGATAATAACCAGTCTTGGTTGAATGAAGTTCCTTATGGAGATCTCAAAGCAATGATTGATCCAAATAGTGCTGATATAACTGCAAGAGTATTAGAAATGTTAGGTTCATGTAATTTGAAAATTTCTGATAAACGTATTACAAAAGCCCTCAATTATTTGTATAGTGAACAAGAAAAAGATGGAAGTTGGTTTGGCAGATGGGGTGTTAATTATATCTATGGAACTAGTGGAGTATTGTCTGCATTAGCAGTTCTTAATTCTGATGAAAATCATTCACAGTTAAGTAAAGGAGTAAATTGGCTATTAAGCTGCCAAAATGAAGATGGTGGATGGGGAGAAACTTGTTTCAGTTATGATAATCCTAATTTAAAAGGAAAAGGTATAAGTACTGCTTCTCAGACTGCTTGGTCTTTAATTGGTCTATTAGATGCTGGGAAAGCTTTAAATAGTTTTGCTACTAATCATATTGATCGAGGTATAGAATATTTGTTAAATACCCAGACTAATTCAGGAACATGGGAAGAAGAAGAATTTACTGGAACTGGATTTCCTTCTCATTTCTATATACGATATCGTTTATACTGCATTTATTTCCCTTTAATCGCTTTAGGACGTTATAAACAGTTCAAGCATTTATTTTAAGTATTGTTTAAGAGACTTTTTAATAATTTTAATTTTGACAAGAGAGCAACTTAATTTATTAATCAAAATATATGAGAGAAGTCTAATAAAACATTACATAGTTATATTCTATTTTTGTTTTTCTTTAATGCATAATTTTTAAATCTTTTTAAATCTTCCAAAATGGTAGATTCAACTATTTGACCTAAAAATAAGTTATCCATTAATTTACCTAACCATCCTGGAATACTATAAGCAATAGTAAGTCTAACAATGCTACTACCTTGTCTATCATAAAATCTAATAGCTCCTCGGTTAGGTAATCCATTTACTGATTCCCATTGTATAATTTGGTTAGGTACTACTTTTAAAATTTTTGATATCCAGGTAAACTGAAATCCCCCACTAACCAACTTCCAACGTGACAAGTTAGGGTCGTCATCCAAAATTTCAACAGAATCAATC contains:
- the shc gene encoding squalene--hopene cyclase → METQNQINQESNSSLDNAINISQDYILSLQHPEGYWVGELESNVTLTAETVLLYKIWGISESLPNCKIKAYLCNQQNKYGGWELFYGDGGEISTSIEAYMALRLLGMSKEDSILVNAKKFILSKGGISKARIFTKFHLALIGCYSWKGLPSIPPWIMALNNNLPFTIYEMASWARESTVPLIIVFDKQPTFLIDSSFNLNELYVEEIGKIQYGLSYKNDWTDIFLWLDKIFQVLGKFNLVPFRERGLREAEKWMLNHQQESGDWGGIMPPMLNSLIAFRTLGYDLEDPSVRRGLEAIQRFSIEKDEDYYVQACVSPVWDTAWMIRALTESGLSRNHLSLQLAGDWLLSKQCLDYGDWAVKNKLGKPGGWAFEFTNRFYPDIDDSAAVVMALEGINLVNEQQKEAAISRCLQWIETMQSKTGGWAAFDIDNNQSWLNEVPYGDLKAMIDPNSADITARVLEMLGSCNLKISDKRITKALNYLYSEQEKDGSWFGRWGVNYIYGTSGVLSALAVLNSDENHSQLSKGVNWLLSCQNEDGGWGETCFSYDNPNLKGKGISTASQTAWSLIGLLDAGKALNSFATNHIDRGIEYLLNTQTNSGTWEEEEFTGTGFPSHFYIRYRLYCIYFPLIALGRYKQFKHLF
- a CDS encoding SRPBCC family protein, whose amino-acid sequence is MSNWLEHSVQIEVEIPIEQVWELWSDLKEMPKWMKWIDSVEILDDDPNLSRWKLVSGGFQFTWISKILKVVPNQIIQWESVNGLPNRGAIRFYDRQGSSIVRLTIAYSIPGWLGKLMDNLFLGQIVESTILEDLKRFKNYALKKNKNRI